One genomic region from Candidatus Bathyarchaeia archaeon encodes:
- a CDS encoding helix-turn-helix domain-containing protein, whose protein sequence is MGKKLLLHDNGKTQMVKEIKVFDDPQKLKLILNRLSWKILVMLSERAMYPLEIAKELGIHEQKVYYHIRKLVKAGAITVARQEEKKGAIAKYYTAASTAFGIELPKGYKTMEKPPFAIIGEQVRRFFSEFIRKDGCFDGKIVVGSPTPHGPFKTSARDGHYASHLAFFLGQFTRMPGDFAVKLDVDVKAEKEEKNNLILVGGPGTNLLTQELNEYLPLKFNMQPSEQGFLFGGLVSVKTGRVYTADAVGLVAKIVNPWDKGKRVVVLAGNKAVGTKACVLALTNFHDKTLGNYRGEDTFAKVIQGFDLDGDGKVDSIEVLE, encoded by the coding sequence ATGGGTAAAAAACTGCTACTGCACGATAATGGCAAAACGCAAATGGTTAAGGAGATTAAGGTTTTCGACGACCCGCAGAAGCTTAAACTCATTTTGAATAGGCTTAGCTGGAAAATTTTAGTCATGCTTTCTGAGAGGGCGATGTATCCCCTTGAAATTGCAAAGGAGCTTGGAATCCACGAGCAAAAGGTTTACTATCATATAAGGAAGCTGGTTAAAGCTGGAGCTATAACAGTTGCGAGGCAGGAGGAGAAGAAGGGAGCCATAGCTAAATATTACACGGCAGCCTCCACAGCCTTCGGAATAGAGCTGCCAAAAGGATACAAAACCATGGAAAAACCTCCATTTGCCATTATTGGCGAACAAGTCCGAAGATTTTTCAGCGAGTTTATCCGCAAAGATGGATGTTTTGATGGTAAAATTGTTGTGGGCAGCCCAACGCCTCACGGACCCTTCAAAACAAGTGCTCGGGATGGTCATTATGCCTCCCATCTGGCTTTCTTTCTTGGACAATTTACTCGGATGCCTGGGGATTTTGCTGTGAAACTCGACGTGGATGTTAAGGCTGAAAAGGAAGAAAAAAACAATCTGATCCTTGTGGGTGGTCCCGGAACGAACCTTTTGACACAGGAATTGAATGAGTATCTGCCCTTAAAGTTTAACATGCAGCCATCAGAGCAGGGTTTCTTGTTTGGTGGTTTGGTTTCAGTCAAGACTGGAAGGGTTTATACGGCCGATGCTGTTGGGCTTGTAGCGAAGATTGTTAATCCATGGGATAAGGGCAAGCGGGTTGTGGTTTTGGCTGGGAACAAGGCTGTTGGCACTAAAGCTTGTGTTTTAGCGCTGACGAACTTCCATGATAAGACGTTGGGGAATTATAGAGGCGAGGATACCTTTGCCAAAGTGATTCAAGGCTTTGATTTAGACGGTGATGGTAAAGTGGACTCAATAGAGGTTTTGGAGTAA